A region of Necator americanus strain Aroian chromosome I, whole genome shotgun sequence DNA encodes the following proteins:
- a CDS encoding hypothetical protein (NECATOR_CHRI.G263.T1) codes for MATGNRIPENYETLTPILKAPISDTFSVPLSQQGRICGFFEAQLFRCMEAYGAKLGRKYCDLEHRDFKECLTGDKQKKRVEAIAAQRRKLYREGKLDKPFLENHPEPGHFQTDHFSWNKIH; via the exons ATGGCGACAGGAAACCGTATCCCTGAGAACTATGAAACGCTTACACCAATTCTCAAAGCACCAATCTCGGATACATTCTCCGTTCCGCTCTCCCAGCAAG GTCGAATTTGCGGTTTCTTTGAAGCACAGCTATTCCGTTGTATGGAAGCTTATGGCGCTAAATTGGGACGTAAATATTGCGATTTAGAGCATCGTGATTTCAAGGAATGTTTGACTGGTGACAAGCAGAAAAAG CGCGTAGAAGCAATTGCTGCACAACGTCGGAAGCTATATCGCGAAGGGAAACTGGATAAGCCGTTCCTCGAGAATCATCCTGAGCCAGGCCACTTTCAAACTGATCATTTTTCGTGGAACAAGATCCACTAG
- a CDS encoding hypothetical protein (NECATOR_CHRI.G264.T1), with the protein MVDDIPTSSSTFESKPGPSSPCSQFIKDWQERRAYVRPSGNLVLMLTERERGFSKHGVCHVRNRREFYGTVAMDRVVEVPETRHMQDHVVSWTPDGSRLITFRINLRSVRIFRYLGVERVRGSAPEELCERLFTLESEVMMMMGSSRLESALLRTDCMLFTDDGKYMVVATTAPAPDQLITIPMVYPNHEALPLANYSLEIYTFFTIDLKKGSIAHFVMYNFDRINLTHGVALCGSTMMIMSLQKQVIHMLHVDEHGAMIPLKDIGPSVWDDDALYLFGDCQATPTRSTLYTGLKQRLLTFLYHEAKREGNIQHFLRFMPPYVEKLRMHRAQLFDGHYLLVRMLPHSSIRYDVSLMPCFLFVMDWRNCKILAIYREYGPELLAFYENFVESLLTPSQNPHRYPKSFQYNPHSRQRVHWLMANSSGTMPEALYRRILSVLPFCGCHHSSSENPYLDPLYFSIDEKVHSNLMYGRMRFDLGPVKIFARRAQHLVCTLSVPPALASKGPACVILFHPQDPLAVAFDRVRTEQPLTFYLPSSPQE; encoded by the exons ATGGTTGATGACATCCCTACAAGTTCCTCAACATTCGAATCGAAACCTGGTCCTTCATCCCCTTGTTCACAGTTCATCAAAGATTGGCAGGAAAGACGAGCGTATGTACGACCCAGTGGAAATTTAGTGTTAATGTTAACAGAAAGAGAACGTGGATTTTCAAAGCACG GTGTCTGCCATGTTCGAAATAGGCGTGAATTCTACGGAACAGTGGCCATGGATCGGGTAGTTGAG GTTCCAGAAACTCGCCACATGCAGGACCATGTAGTTTCTTGGACTCCAGATGGTTCTAGGCTGATAACGTTTCGCATAAACTTACGTTCTGTTAGAATATTTCGATATTTGGGTGTGGAAAGAGTTCGCGGAAGTGCTCCTGAGGAACTATGCGAA CGACTTTTCACACTGGAATCTGAGGTAATGATGATGATGGGCTCTTCACGCCTAGAAAGTGCACTGTTACGAACAGATTGTATGCTTTTCACTGACGACGGGAAATATATGGTTGTAGCAACAACAGCACCG GCACCAGATCAGCTAATCACAATACCAATGGTTTATCCGAATCATGAAGCACTTCCATTGGCGAACTACAGCCTGGAGATATACACCTTTTTCACAATTGATTTAAAG AAAGGATCCATAGCTCATTTTGTTATGTACAACTTCGATAGAATCAATTTAACCCATGGCGTTGCGTTATGTGGATCTACAATGATGATAATGTCCTTACAGAAACAG GTTATCCATATGCTCCATGTGGATGAGCACGGTGCGATGATACCTTTGAAAGATATTGGCCCTTCGGTATGGGATGACGATGCACTGTATTTATT TGGCGACTGTCAAGCCACGCCTACGCGATCGACTCTATACACTGGTTTGAAACAACGGTTACTGACGTTTTTGTATCATGAAGCAAAACGCGAAGGAAACATACAACATTTTCTTCGATTTATGCCACCATACGTAGAGAAGCTTAGAATGCATCGGGCACAATTGTTCGATGGGCATTACCTGCTGGTCAGGATGCTACCGC ATTCTTCAATTCGATACGATGTTTCTTTAATGccttgttttttatttgttatggACTGGAGAAACTGCAAAATTTTGGCTATATATCGAGAA TATGGGCCCGAATTGTTGGCGTTCTATGAGAACTTCGTGGAATCCTTGCTTACTCCTTCTCAGAATCCACACCGGTATCCGAAATCATTCCAGTATAATCCACATTCTCGACAAAGAGTGCACTGGTTAATGGCGAATAGCTCTGGGA caatgCCCGAAGCATTATATCGACGCATTTTGTCGGTGTTACCATTTTGTGGATGTCAT CACTCTTCATCGGAAAATCCATACCTCGACCCGCTTTACTTCTCCATAGATGAGAAAGTTCATTCAAATCTTATGTACGGCCGCATGCGTTTCGATCTTGGACCAGTCAA aATATTTGCGAGACGAGCGCAACACTTGGTCTGTACGTTGTCGGTGCCACCAGCGTTAGCATCGAAAGGACCAGCCTGCGTGATACTTTTCCATCCGCAAGACCCTCTCGCTGTGGCATTTGATCGTGTTCGCACGGAGCAGCCACTGACATTCTACCTGCCTTCATCGCCTCAGGAGTAG
- a CDS encoding hypothetical protein (NECATOR_CHRI.G264.T2) — protein sequence MRPTSAVREMHVALVGMAGSGKSAIAVKYITKRFIGEYDSTLEDTYCRQDTVAGQPLMVWVMDTVDDASRDEMRWLAWADVYVVVYDVTSQLSLQYAESILERIAMHEHLLCAREHKTILLGNKNDLERYRQVSEAEGEAMAAKYKIQFAESTAAGDPRPLSQLLHTTFHNILTGTRSPSPRLCSSDSEIVTPRKSAFSALRSTSRSSQVRVKAPKPAQLHKTPSLSKIKTGSKLLKLFHN from the exons ATGAGACCTACCTCTGCAGTGCGTGAAATGCACGTGGCGCTGGTAGGAATGGCTGGATCTGGCAAATCAG CTATAGCCGTAAAATATATAACGAAGCGCTTCATTGGAGAGTACGACTCGACTTTAG agGATACTTATTGCCGCCAGGATACGGTAGCTGGGCAGCCGCTGATGGTGTGGGTCATGGACACGGTGGATGATGCGTCTCGTGACGAAATGCGGTGGTTAGCTTGGGCTGATGTGTACGTAGTGGTCTACGATGTTACCAGCCAATTAAGCCTACA ATATGCTGAAAGTATTCTGGAACGTATAGCTATGCATGAACATTTGCTGTGTGCCAGAGAGCATAAGACGATTCTGCTTGGGAACAAGAACGACCTAGAGAGGTATAG ACAAGTTTCCGAAGCTGAAGGAGAGGCAATGGCCGCAAAGTACAAAATTCAATTCGCCGAATCAACAGCAGCTGGTGATCCCCGTCCCCTGTCGCAGCTGCTGCACACTACTTTTCAt AATATCCTGACTGGAACGAGGAGTCCTTCACCACGACTGTGTTCGTCGGACTCGGAGATTGTGACTCCAA GGAAGTCCGCATTCTCGGCATTACGGTCAACGAGCAGATCCAGCCAAGTCCGTGTTAAAGCGCCAAAACCAGCGCAATTGCACAAAACTCCAAGCCTGAGCAAGATCAAGACGGGTAGCAAGTTGTTGAAGTTGTTTCACAACTAA
- a CDS encoding hypothetical protein (NECATOR_CHRI.G264.T3) produces MVDDIPTSSSTFESKPGPSSPCSQFIKDWQERRAYVRPSGNLVLMLTERERGFSKHGVCHVRNRREFYGTVAMDRVVEVPETRHMQDHVVSWTPDGSRLITFRINLRSVRIFRYLGVERVRGSAPEELCERLFTLESEVMMMMGSSRLESALLRTDCMLFTDDGKYMVVATTAPAPDQLITIPMVYPNHEALPLANYSLEIYTFFTIDLKKGSIAHFVMYNFDRINLTHGVALCGSTMMIMSLQKQVIHMLHVDEHGAMIPLKDIGPSVWDDDALYLFGDCQATPTRSTLYTGLKQRLLTFLYHEAKREGNIQHFLRFMPPYVEKLRMHRAQLFDGHYLLVRMLPHSSIRYDVSLMPCFLFVMDWRNCKILAIYREYGPELLAFYENFVESLLTPSQNPHRYPKSFQYNPHSRQRVHWLMANSSGTMPEALYRRILSVLPFCGCHHSSSENPYLDPLYFSIDEKVHSNLMYGRMRFDLGPVKIFARRAQHLVCTLSVPPALASKGPACVILFHPQDPLAVAFDRVARTMRPTSAVREMHVALVGMAGSGKSAIAVKYITKRFIGEYDSTLEDTYCRQDTVAGQPLMVWVMDTVDDASRDEMRWLAWADVYVVVYDVTSQLSLQYAESILERIAMHEHLLCAREHKTILLGNKNDLERYRQVSEAEGEAMAAKYKIQFAESTAAGDPRPLSQLLHTTFHNILTGTRSPSPRLCSSDSEIVTPRKSAFSALRSTSRSSQVRVKAPKPAQLHKTPSLSKIKTGSKLLKLFHN; encoded by the exons ATGGTTGATGACATCCCTACAAGTTCCTCAACATTCGAATCGAAACCTGGTCCTTCATCCCCTTGTTCACAGTTCATCAAAGATTGGCAGGAAAGACGAGCGTATGTACGACCCAGTGGAAATTTAGTGTTAATGTTAACAGAAAGAGAACGTGGATTTTCAAAGCACG GTGTCTGCCATGTTCGAAATAGGCGTGAATTCTACGGAACAGTGGCCATGGATCGGGTAGTTGAG GTTCCAGAAACTCGCCACATGCAGGACCATGTAGTTTCTTGGACTCCAGATGGTTCTAGGCTGATAACGTTTCGCATAAACTTACGTTCTGTTAGAATATTTCGATATTTGGGTGTGGAAAGAGTTCGCGGAAGTGCTCCTGAGGAACTATGCGAA CGACTTTTCACACTGGAATCTGAGGTAATGATGATGATGGGCTCTTCACGCCTAGAAAGTGCACTGTTACGAACAGATTGTATGCTTTTCACTGACGACGGGAAATATATGGTTGTAGCAACAACAGCACCG GCACCAGATCAGCTAATCACAATACCAATGGTTTATCCGAATCATGAAGCACTTCCATTGGCGAACTACAGCCTGGAGATATACACCTTTTTCACAATTGATTTAAAG AAAGGATCCATAGCTCATTTTGTTATGTACAACTTCGATAGAATCAATTTAACCCATGGCGTTGCGTTATGTGGATCTACAATGATGATAATGTCCTTACAGAAACAG GTTATCCATATGCTCCATGTGGATGAGCACGGTGCGATGATACCTTTGAAAGATATTGGCCCTTCGGTATGGGATGACGATGCACTGTATTTATT TGGCGACTGTCAAGCCACGCCTACGCGATCGACTCTATACACTGGTTTGAAACAACGGTTACTGACGTTTTTGTATCATGAAGCAAAACGCGAAGGAAACATACAACATTTTCTTCGATTTATGCCACCATACGTAGAGAAGCTTAGAATGCATCGGGCACAATTGTTCGATGGGCATTACCTGCTGGTCAGGATGCTACCGC ATTCTTCAATTCGATACGATGTTTCTTTAATGccttgttttttatttgttatggACTGGAGAAACTGCAAAATTTTGGCTATATATCGAGAA TATGGGCCCGAATTGTTGGCGTTCTATGAGAACTTCGTGGAATCCTTGCTTACTCCTTCTCAGAATCCACACCGGTATCCGAAATCATTCCAGTATAATCCACATTCTCGACAAAGAGTGCACTGGTTAATGGCGAATAGCTCTGGGA caatgCCCGAAGCATTATATCGACGCATTTTGTCGGTGTTACCATTTTGTGGATGTCAT CACTCTTCATCGGAAAATCCATACCTCGACCCGCTTTACTTCTCCATAGATGAGAAAGTTCATTCAAATCTTATGTACGGCCGCATGCGTTTCGATCTTGGACCAGTCAA aATATTTGCGAGACGAGCGCAACACTTGGTCTGTACGTTGTCGGTGCCACCAGCGTTAGCATCGAAAGGACCAGCCTGCGTGATACTTTTCCATCCGCAAGACCCTCTCGCTGTGGCATTTGATC GAGTAGCCAG AACTATGAGACCTACCTCTGCAGTGCGTGAAATGCACGTGGCGCTGGTAGGAATGGCTGGATCTGGCAAATCAG CTATAGCCGTAAAATATATAACGAAGCGCTTCATTGGAGAGTACGACTCGACTTTAG agGATACTTATTGCCGCCAGGATACGGTAGCTGGGCAGCCGCTGATGGTGTGGGTCATGGACACGGTGGATGATGCGTCTCGTGACGAAATGCGGTGGTTAGCTTGGGCTGATGTGTACGTAGTGGTCTACGATGTTACCAGCCAATTAAGCCTACA ATATGCTGAAAGTATTCTGGAACGTATAGCTATGCATGAACATTTGCTGTGTGCCAGAGAGCATAAGACGATTCTGCTTGGGAACAAGAACGACCTAGAGAGGTATAG ACAAGTTTCCGAAGCTGAAGGAGAGGCAATGGCCGCAAAGTACAAAATTCAATTCGCCGAATCAACAGCAGCTGGTGATCCCCGTCCCCTGTCGCAGCTGCTGCACACTACTTTTCAt AATATCCTGACTGGAACGAGGAGTCCTTCACCACGACTGTGTTCGTCGGACTCGGAGATTGTGACTCCAA GGAAGTCCGCATTCTCGGCATTACGGTCAACGAGCAGATCCAGCCAAGTCCGTGTTAAAGCGCCAAAACCAGCGCAATTGCACAAAACTCCAAGCCTGAGCAAGATCAAGACGGGTAGCAAGTTGTTGAAGTTGTTTCACAACTAA